A single region of the Paramicrobacterium fandaimingii genome encodes:
- a CDS encoding carbohydrate ABC transporter permease → MQAELSVRQRKTAARAAPGTRRGSFRTRVLTPYGMLMPGIVLFVLFMLAPIVYTLILSFQKQEIVGLGLGSGGKSLSFAGIENYVTTLTNTEFGASVGRVLLYGVVLIPTMLLLALLFALLLDSKRTRAVGFSRLTIFLPYAVPSVISSLLWGFLYLPAVSPFYYVFERLGWDAPRVLSSDLVLFGIANIALWGGVGFNMIVLYTSLRAVPSEIYEAAKIDGASEVQIALRIKVPIIAPALVMTGLFSMIATLQVFAEPTILRPLSNSLSTSWSPLMLVYRDAFTRDDIYSAAATSIVIAIATFALSFFFLRVVQKRAFGQED, encoded by the coding sequence ATGCAGGCAGAGCTCTCAGTGCGCCAACGAAAGACAGCGGCGCGGGCAGCGCCCGGCACCAGGCGCGGCAGTTTTCGCACGCGGGTGCTCACCCCGTACGGCATGCTCATGCCGGGAATCGTGCTGTTTGTGCTGTTCATGCTCGCTCCGATCGTCTACACGCTGATTCTGAGTTTTCAGAAGCAGGAGATTGTCGGGCTCGGTCTTGGTTCTGGGGGCAAGTCGCTCTCGTTCGCGGGGATCGAGAACTATGTGACGACGCTCACCAACACGGAGTTCGGCGCGAGTGTCGGCAGGGTTCTGCTCTATGGCGTCGTGCTCATTCCGACGATGCTGCTTCTTGCTCTGCTGTTCGCTCTGCTTCTCGATTCGAAGCGCACGCGCGCCGTCGGGTTCTCGCGTCTGACGATCTTCCTTCCCTATGCCGTGCCCAGTGTGATCAGCTCCCTGCTGTGGGGTTTTCTCTACCTTCCGGCCGTGAGTCCGTTCTATTACGTCTTCGAGCGGCTCGGCTGGGATGCCCCGCGAGTGCTCTCGAGTGATCTCGTGCTGTTCGGCATTGCGAACATCGCACTCTGGGGAGGCGTCGGCTTCAACATGATTGTGCTGTACACGTCTCTGCGCGCCGTGCCGAGCGAGATCTACGAGGCGGCAAAGATCGACGGCGCGAGCGAGGTGCAGATCGCCCTGCGCATCAAAGTTCCCATCATCGCGCCAGCGCTCGTGATGACGGGGCTGTTCTCGATGATCGCGACGCTTCAAGTCTTCGCGGAACCGACGATCCTGCGACCGCTCTCGAACAGTCTGTCGACAAGCTGGTCGCCTCTCATGCTCGTGTACCGCGATGCGTTCACGCGCGACGACATCTACTCAGCCGCAGCGACGTCGATCGTGATCGCCATCGCCACGTTTGCTCTCTCGTTCTTCTTTCTGCGGGTCGTGCAGAAGCGGGCGTTCGGGCAGGAGGACTGA
- a CDS encoding GNAT family N-acetyltransferase: MAPTFNDVAFPVQTERLTIRRAEAADVEAVRAYRQHPDVNMWMPSDGTDPDEFRRRFCDPAKLAGKLVVEQNGVIIGDVMVGIGDAWAQDEVSDRARDTQAELGWCLAPSAQGQGFASEAMREVLRLCFEDLELRRVSAGCFADNEPSWRLMERLGMRRESHTVRESLHRTLGWLDGMEYALLSDEWRQRESQERESQ, encoded by the coding sequence ATGGCACCGACATTCAACGATGTGGCCTTCCCCGTGCAGACGGAGCGGCTCACGATTCGACGGGCTGAGGCCGCTGACGTCGAAGCAGTGCGTGCCTATCGGCAGCATCCTGATGTCAATATGTGGATGCCGTCAGACGGCACCGACCCCGATGAATTTCGGCGTCGCTTTTGCGACCCGGCGAAGCTCGCGGGCAAGCTCGTCGTCGAGCAGAACGGCGTGATCATCGGTGACGTCATGGTCGGAATCGGCGACGCGTGGGCTCAAGATGAGGTGAGCGACCGTGCCCGCGATACGCAGGCAGAGCTGGGCTGGTGCCTTGCGCCAAGCGCGCAGGGGCAGGGGTTTGCGAGCGAGGCGATGCGCGAAGTTCTGCGCCTGTGCTTCGAAGATCTCGAGCTGCGCCGTGTGTCGGCGGGATGCTTCGCAGACAACGAACCGTCGTGGCGGCTCATGGAGCGACTCGGCATGCGACGCGAGAGCCACACCGTGCGCGAGAGCCTGCACCGCACTCTTGGCTGGCTTGACGGCATGGAATACGCGCTGCTCTCCGACGAGTGGAGACAGCGCGAATCTCAGGAACGCGAATCTCAGTAA
- a CDS encoding OsmC family protein, producing the protein MTLTDTVAPASAPTVSVEERAERLASAGTAWGERIQKAPSSANLTYTVTGEGSGSVASTIRAGKHTFTVDEPAALAGDDVAASPVEVALGALISCQIVVYRLYAQNLGIQVDDIQASAEGDLNVTGLFGIDENVRPGFSAVRLNITVTGPETQERYDELHAAVDAHCPVLDLFANATPVNVTIVKG; encoded by the coding sequence ATGACCCTCACAGACACTGTCGCACCCGCATCCGCTCCCACCGTTTCCGTCGAGGAGCGCGCTGAGCGACTCGCCTCGGCTGGCACCGCCTGGGGCGAGCGCATTCAGAAGGCCCCCTCGAGCGCCAACCTCACCTACACGGTGACCGGTGAGGGTTCGGGCTCCGTTGCGTCGACGATCCGCGCGGGAAAGCACACGTTCACTGTGGACGAACCTGCCGCTCTCGCCGGTGACGACGTGGCGGCAAGCCCCGTCGAGGTTGCACTCGGCGCGCTCATCTCGTGTCAGATCGTCGTCTACCGCCTGTACGCGCAGAACCTCGGCATTCAGGTCGATGACATTCAGGCATCCGCCGAGGGCGACCTCAACGTCACCGGTTTGTTCGGAATCGACGAGAACGTTCGCCCGGGATTCAGCGCGGTGCGCCTGAACATCACAGTTACCGGTCCGGAAACACAGGAGCGCTACGACGAACTGCACGCCGCCGTTGACGCCCACTGCCCCGTTCTCGACCTGTTTGCCAACGCGACTCCCGTAAACGTCACCATCGTCAAGGGCTAA
- a CDS encoding ABC transporter substrate-binding protein, which translates to MRSSLRATAVVAIAAAALLATGCSADAGGESSGPVKLSYWAWAPNLEKVVKIWNDDHPDIQVTVSKQDGGDPAVTKLLTAVKAGSGAPDLIQAEYQKIPTLVASDALADLSEYGGSDLASSFPDGVWNSVTLGGDAVYAIPQDTGPMMAYYRQDILDSYGLSVPKTWDEYADLARAIHEKDPDSYLGTFSANDAGWFTGLTQQAGASWWSIDGDAWGVDIDSAASQKVAEYWGGLVEEGVIDNKPMYTPEWNAGLNDGTQVGWVSSVWAPGVLSGNAADTQGKWVAAELPQWDASAPANGNWGGSSTGVTSQSKHPKAALEFVTWLNTDPEAVKALADVAGIYPADTKAAKAALTTAPEFFSNQDDFYDVAAKAADSVNSFTYGPNVNVAYSAYNDEFAKAAQAKTADAFLTALAAMQKITTDDLVDSGFTVK; encoded by the coding sequence ATGCGTTCATCACTTCGCGCAACAGCGGTCGTCGCGATCGCCGCAGCCGCGCTGCTGGCCACGGGCTGTTCCGCCGACGCGGGCGGAGAATCCAGCGGCCCCGTCAAACTGAGCTACTGGGCATGGGCGCCCAACCTGGAAAAGGTCGTGAAGATCTGGAACGACGACCATCCCGACATTCAGGTGACCGTGAGCAAGCAAGATGGCGGTGACCCCGCGGTCACCAAGCTGCTCACTGCGGTAAAGGCCGGCAGCGGCGCCCCCGACTTGATTCAGGCCGAGTATCAGAAGATCCCCACACTCGTGGCATCGGATGCTCTCGCAGACCTGTCCGAATACGGTGGCAGCGACCTTGCCTCATCGTTCCCCGACGGCGTGTGGAACTCGGTGACGCTCGGAGGCGACGCCGTCTATGCGATTCCGCAGGACACCGGCCCGATGATGGCGTACTACCGCCAAGACATCCTCGACTCGTATGGTCTGAGCGTTCCGAAGACGTGGGACGAGTACGCCGACCTCGCGCGTGCCATTCACGAGAAGGATCCGGATTCGTACCTCGGCACATTCTCGGCAAACGACGCGGGCTGGTTCACCGGGCTCACGCAGCAGGCTGGCGCGTCATGGTGGTCCATCGACGGCGACGCCTGGGGCGTCGACATTGACTCGGCAGCGTCGCAGAAGGTTGCCGAGTACTGGGGCGGACTCGTCGAAGAGGGTGTCATCGACAACAAGCCGATGTACACGCCCGAATGGAACGCCGGCTTGAACGATGGAACGCAGGTCGGCTGGGTCAGCTCGGTCTGGGCACCCGGAGTGCTCTCGGGCAACGCTGCGGACACCCAGGGCAAATGGGTAGCGGCAGAGCTTCCGCAATGGGATGCCAGCGCTCCGGCAAACGGCAACTGGGGTGGCTCGTCGACAGGCGTCACGTCGCAGTCGAAGCATCCGAAAGCAGCCCTTGAATTCGTCACGTGGCTCAATACCGACCCCGAGGCTGTGAAAGCCCTCGCCGACGTTGCCGGAATCTACCCGGCCGACACGAAGGCTGCCAAGGCGGCGCTGACGACGGCACCGGAGTTCTTCAGCAACCAGGATGACTTCTACGACGTTGCCGCCAAGGCCGCAGACTCCGTCAACTCGTTCACCTACGGGCCGAACGTGAATGTCGCGTACAGCGCCTACAACGACGAATTCGCGAAGGCGGCACAGGCGAAGACCGCTGATGCGTTCCTCACGGCGCTCGCCGCGATGCAGAAGATCACAACGGACGATCTCGTCGACAGCGGATTCACCGTCAAATAA
- a CDS encoding fasciclin domain-containing protein: MRTTSRKAFAALAIAAAATLTFAGCSSSSDMSKDDDSSQSQSTPKESESNESMADPASDLVGAGCSAYADQVPDGPGSIKGMSADPVAVAASNNPMLTTLVSAVSGELNPDVNLVDTLNGDEFTVFAPVDDAFGKIDAETLEMLKTPEGAETLTSILTYHVVPGQIAPDAIAGEHDTVEGETVEVTGSGDDLMVGDASVICGGVHTANATVYLIDSVLMPPSMG, translated from the coding sequence ATGCGCACCACATCACGAAAAGCATTCGCTGCACTCGCAATCGCAGCAGCAGCGACCCTGACGTTCGCGGGCTGTTCATCGAGCAGTGACATGTCGAAGGATGACGACTCGAGCCAGAGCCAGTCAACGCCGAAGGAGAGCGAGTCGAACGAGTCGATGGCCGATCCCGCCTCTGACCTCGTTGGTGCTGGCTGCTCGGCCTACGCCGACCAGGTTCCCGACGGTCCCGGATCGATCAAGGGCATGTCGGCAGACCCCGTCGCCGTCGCGGCATCGAACAACCCCATGCTGACAACGCTCGTCTCTGCGGTCTCCGGAGAGCTCAACCCCGATGTGAACCTCGTCGACACGCTGAACGGTGACGAGTTCACCGTCTTCGCACCGGTCGATGACGCGTTCGGCAAGATCGACGCCGAGACGCTCGAGATGCTGAAGACTCCCGAAGGAGCAGAGACACTCACCAGCATCCTGACCTACCACGTTGTTCCCGGGCAGATCGCACCCGATGCGATTGCCGGTGAGCACGACACCGTTGAGGGCGAGACCGTTGAGGTGACCGGAAGCGGTGACGACCTCATGGTTGGCGATGCCAGCGTCATCTGCGGTGGCGTTCACACGGCAAATGCAACCGTCTACCTGATCGACTCGGTGCTGATGCCGCCGTCGATGGGCTAA
- a CDS encoding anti-sigma factor — MTRDKDAEAASHALDADSAEEHAAFDSELTSNDALRRTQAGFDDVARELAEATTPIAPPADMKSRLMSAISDLPQHTAEPADDAPAAAPASEPTQPPEPLPAAEPRMTNAEKRAQRRWYSRPATIAVAAVAASALIFAGGTAVGTLVTNDSISAQSEAADKLAAINAADDTQRTSIESNGTTATVVWSASLELSAVVMDELPAAPDGKVYEAWYIGDGGAVAAGTFTAEPDTTWHVLDGTFTPGTVIGITVEPDGGSEQPTTDPVMVFETA, encoded by the coding sequence ATGACTCGCGACAAGGATGCCGAGGCAGCTTCGCACGCCCTCGATGCTGATTCTGCCGAGGAGCACGCCGCCTTCGACAGCGAACTGACGAGCAATGACGCGCTGCGCCGAACCCAGGCCGGCTTCGATGACGTCGCACGGGAACTCGCCGAGGCGACGACACCCATTGCGCCACCTGCAGACATGAAATCGCGACTGATGTCGGCAATTTCGGATCTGCCACAGCACACGGCCGAACCCGCGGATGACGCACCCGCCGCCGCGCCGGCCTCCGAGCCGACTCAGCCCCCCGAGCCGCTCCCGGCCGCCGAACCGCGGATGACGAATGCGGAGAAGCGCGCGCAGCGTCGCTGGTACTCACGCCCCGCGACGATCGCGGTGGCTGCCGTCGCGGCATCCGCCCTGATCTTCGCCGGAGGTACCGCTGTCGGCACCCTCGTCACCAACGACTCCATCTCGGCGCAATCCGAAGCCGCCGACAAACTCGCCGCAATCAATGCCGCAGACGATACGCAGCGCACGAGCATCGAATCAAACGGCACGACGGCAACCGTCGTGTGGTCGGCATCGCTCGAGCTGTCGGCCGTGGTGATGGACGAGTTGCCTGCTGCCCCCGATGGCAAGGTCTACGAGGCGTGGTACATCGGTGACGGCGGAGCGGTGGCTGCGGGAACATTCACCGCAGAGCCTGACACGACATGGCACGTTCTTGACGGCACGTTCACACCGGGCACGGTGATCGGCATCACCGTCGAACCCGACGGCGGCTCTGAGCAGCCAACGACCGACCCCGTCATGGTGTTCGAAACGGCATAA
- a CDS encoding beta-galactosidase, which produces MTWIPGRTGFRYGGDYNPEQWSSEVWAEDIRLMQDAGVNLVSIGIFSWVMLEPREGEYDFSFLDEIIGMLSDAGIDIDLATPTAAPPAWFWKAYPDSHPVLRDGTRVGFGSRGMVSPSSPDYRRAATAIASKLAERYGTHPAVVMWHVHNEYGAPISDSYDDNSVTAFRAWLRTRYGTLDTLNRAWGTQFWGQTYGEWDEIDAPRQSASVSNQAQRLDFQRFTSDALLACFTAERDAIRAHSDRPITTNFMATNCPSVDYWKWAKEVDIVANDHYLAAERTDNHVMLAMDADLTRSLAASEPWILMEHSSSAVNWQPRNIAKRPGELARNSLQHVARGCDAVMFFQFRASRYGAEKFHSAMLPHAGTNSRVWREVVGLGGELASLSEVAGSRVSARVAIVWSIESFWAMDLDWRPSADLDHRERIEAFYSSLWRRGVTVDFVHPSADLTGYAAVFAPSLYLLADAEAANIREYVAGGGILAVSYFSGIVMANDEVPAGAYPGQLREVLGLAVHEFLPLRDGELVTLDTGATGSVWADDIVLTGAEAVANYTNGPAASGVAITRNRHGRGAAHYVSTTLASVDLDRFVESVLDDAGVAHAVLPDGLEIVTRESESQRVRFLLNHSDDAIEYEGNQVEGGAVFVVRENADAVPHYGA; this is translated from the coding sequence ATGACCTGGATCCCCGGACGCACCGGCTTTCGCTACGGAGGCGACTACAACCCCGAGCAGTGGAGCAGCGAGGTGTGGGCCGAAGACATCCGGCTGATGCAGGATGCCGGCGTGAACCTGGTAAGCATCGGCATCTTCTCGTGGGTCATGCTCGAACCCCGCGAGGGCGAATACGACTTCAGCTTTCTCGACGAGATCATTGGGATGCTGTCGGACGCCGGCATCGATATCGACCTGGCCACCCCGACGGCAGCGCCCCCGGCGTGGTTCTGGAAGGCATACCCCGACTCCCACCCCGTGCTGCGCGACGGCACACGCGTCGGGTTCGGATCCCGCGGCATGGTGAGCCCAAGTTCCCCCGACTACAGACGCGCCGCGACGGCCATCGCGTCGAAGCTCGCTGAGCGGTACGGCACACATCCGGCCGTTGTGATGTGGCATGTGCACAACGAATATGGTGCCCCCATCAGCGACAGCTACGACGACAACTCGGTGACGGCGTTCCGCGCGTGGCTGCGGACCCGTTACGGCACGCTCGACACGCTCAATCGCGCCTGGGGAACACAGTTCTGGGGTCAGACCTACGGCGAATGGGACGAGATCGATGCTCCTCGTCAATCGGCGAGCGTCAGCAACCAGGCCCAACGCCTCGACTTTCAGCGATTCACGTCAGACGCTCTTCTCGCGTGCTTCACGGCAGAACGCGATGCAATTCGCGCCCACTCCGACCGCCCCATCACAACGAACTTCATGGCAACGAACTGCCCCTCGGTCGACTACTGGAAGTGGGCGAAAGAAGTCGACATCGTCGCAAACGATCATTACCTTGCGGCCGAGCGCACAGACAACCACGTCATGCTCGCCATGGATGCCGACCTCACCCGATCGCTCGCGGCATCCGAGCCCTGGATTCTGATGGAGCACTCGAGCTCCGCCGTCAACTGGCAGCCGCGCAACATCGCGAAGCGGCCTGGAGAGCTGGCCCGCAACAGCCTTCAGCATGTCGCACGCGGGTGCGACGCTGTGATGTTCTTTCAATTTCGCGCGAGCAGGTACGGCGCAGAGAAGTTTCACTCGGCGATGCTCCCCCATGCGGGAACGAACAGTCGAGTCTGGCGCGAGGTCGTCGGCCTCGGCGGTGAGCTCGCCTCGCTGAGCGAGGTGGCAGGGAGCCGCGTGAGCGCACGCGTGGCGATCGTGTGGAGCATTGAATCGTTCTGGGCAATGGATCTCGATTGGCGTCCGTCTGCGGATCTCGATCATCGAGAACGCATCGAGGCGTTCTATTCGTCGCTGTGGCGCCGCGGAGTGACCGTTGACTTTGTGCATCCCAGCGCTGACCTCACTGGTTACGCCGCCGTGTTCGCGCCAAGTCTGTACCTGCTGGCGGATGCCGAGGCGGCCAACATCCGCGAGTACGTCGCCGGCGGCGGCATCCTCGCCGTTTCATACTTCTCGGGGATCGTCATGGCGAACGACGAAGTGCCCGCCGGCGCATACCCCGGGCAGCTGCGCGAGGTGCTCGGCCTCGCGGTGCACGAGTTTCTCCCCCTGCGCGACGGCGAGCTCGTCACGCTCGACACCGGGGCGACCGGCTCGGTGTGGGCAGACGACATCGTGCTCACGGGGGCCGAGGCCGTCGCCAACTATACGAACGGCCCAGCGGCTTCCGGCGTCGCCATCACTCGCAATCGCCATGGGCGCGGTGCAGCGCACTACGTGTCAACGACGCTTGCCTCCGTTGACCTGGATCGCTTCGTGGAGTCGGTGCTTGACGACGCTGGTGTTGCACATGCCGTGCTGCCCGACGGGCTCGAGATCGTCACGCGCGAGTCCGAAAGTCAGCGCGTCCGATTTCTGCTCAACCACAGTGATGATGCGATCGAGTACGAAGGCAACCAGGTGGAAGGCGGCGCCGTTTTCGTTGTTCGCGAGAACGCCGATGCCGTGCCGCATTACGGCGCATGA
- a CDS encoding IMPACT family protein translates to MIPSRSYPSTIAAPIDNEIVITKSRFIAHVAPVGSPDDADAVIARVKKRYWDARHNCVAMVTGVLGDQARSSDDGEPSGTAGVPMLEVLRRRELTDVVTVVTRYFGGVKLGAGGLIRAYSSATSEALDRAAPVRREMLTRVTLDVAHVDAGRFDNMLREWAPQHGARLDEPHYAAVATFELWVPPAELRQLTADIAAASAGSVVPVVGEDRILDVP, encoded by the coding sequence ATGATCCCCTCGCGCAGCTACCCGTCGACGATCGCCGCACCGATCGACAACGAGATTGTCATCACCAAGTCGCGGTTCATCGCGCACGTTGCTCCTGTGGGCTCCCCTGACGACGCCGACGCGGTCATTGCCCGGGTGAAGAAGCGGTATTGGGATGCTCGGCACAACTGCGTCGCGATGGTCACCGGCGTGCTGGGGGACCAGGCTCGGTCGTCAGACGACGGGGAGCCGTCGGGCACCGCGGGGGTGCCAATGCTTGAGGTGCTGCGTCGACGCGAGCTCACCGATGTCGTCACCGTCGTCACGCGGTACTTCGGTGGTGTCAAGCTCGGAGCGGGCGGGCTGATCCGCGCCTATTCGAGCGCGACGTCTGAAGCCCTTGACCGTGCCGCGCCGGTGCGGCGCGAGATGCTCACGCGCGTGACGCTCGACGTCGCCCACGTCGACGCCGGGCGCTTCGACAATATGCTGCGCGAGTGGGCGCCTCAGCACGGCGCCCGCCTCGACGAGCCGCACTACGCTGCCGTGGCGACCTTCGAACTGTGGGTGCCGCCCGCCGAGCTGCGCCAGCTGACAGCAGATATTGCGGCGGCATCCGCTGGCTCTGTCGTTCCGGTTGTGGGCGAAGATCGCATCCTCGACGTGCCGTGA
- the sigK gene encoding ECF RNA polymerase sigma factor SigK yields MTAETGAPIAPRDEPSHDVATLVTAVASGDQRAFGDLYDAVAARVHGLVRRILIDDAQSEEVTQEIFLEIWQSAPRFDATRGSAIGWIFTLAHRRAVDRVRSAQSTRDRDERIAKRDTDTAYDPVAEEGDARIESQRVHRALRELSGAQREAITLAYYGGFSQSEIAERLDTPIGTVKTRLRDGMIRLRSLLGVTT; encoded by the coding sequence GTGACAGCGGAAACCGGGGCGCCCATTGCTCCCCGAGACGAGCCGTCTCACGACGTCGCAACCCTTGTGACGGCCGTCGCCTCGGGCGATCAACGCGCGTTCGGCGACCTCTACGACGCTGTCGCCGCCCGTGTTCACGGGCTGGTGCGACGCATCCTCATTGACGACGCGCAGTCCGAAGAGGTGACGCAGGAGATCTTTCTTGAGATCTGGCAATCTGCTCCGCGCTTTGACGCAACGCGCGGAAGCGCCATCGGCTGGATCTTCACTCTCGCCCACCGCCGCGCCGTCGATCGCGTGCGCTCGGCACAGTCAACACGCGACCGCGACGAGCGCATTGCCAAGCGCGACACCGACACCGCCTATGACCCCGTAGCAGAAGAGGGCGATGCGCGAATCGAGAGTCAGCGGGTTCATCGCGCCCTGCGCGAACTGTCTGGCGCCCAGCGCGAAGCGATAACGTTGGCCTACTACGGCGGCTTCTCGCAAAGCGAAATCGCCGAACGCCTCGATACCCCGATCGGAACAGTGAAGACACGCCTTCGAGACGGAATGATCAGGCTTCGATCTCTTTTGGGGGTGACGACATGA
- a CDS encoding carbohydrate ABC transporter permease: MTTYAHVKPGSTASPTHRPDRREPISVLSTAILLIGALYCLLPVIWVVMASTKDGSELFSTFTLAPSTHLWDNIVELTQYRNGLFWRWMLNTALYAGVGAFASTYVSALSGYVLAKFSFPGKGTVFKVLLMGVLVPGVILAIPQYFLFAEVGLTNTYWSVLLPQIISPYGIYLARIYAAASVPTDVVEAARTEGARELRIFHTIAMPMMAPGLVTIFLFQFVAVWNNFMLPYIMLGSDSLYPITVGLSGLLNQGASAPALYTLVVTGSLLAVIPLILLFFLLQRFWRVDLAAGAVKA; encoded by the coding sequence ATGACGACGTATGCACATGTGAAACCCGGGTCGACAGCATCGCCGACGCACAGACCAGATCGGCGTGAGCCGATCAGCGTTCTCTCCACGGCGATTCTGCTCATCGGCGCGCTGTACTGCCTGCTTCCGGTTATCTGGGTGGTGATGGCGTCGACGAAAGATGGCTCAGAGCTGTTTTCGACATTCACTCTCGCGCCGAGCACGCACCTCTGGGACAACATCGTCGAGCTCACGCAATACCGCAACGGACTCTTCTGGCGATGGATGCTGAACACGGCGCTGTATGCCGGAGTCGGCGCGTTCGCCTCAACCTACGTCTCGGCGCTCTCGGGCTATGTGCTGGCGAAGTTCTCGTTCCCTGGCAAAGGCACAGTGTTCAAGGTGCTTCTCATGGGCGTTCTCGTGCCCGGGGTCATCCTTGCCATTCCGCAGTACTTCCTCTTCGCCGAGGTCGGGCTGACGAACACCTATTGGTCGGTTCTGCTCCCGCAGATCATCAGCCCGTACGGCATCTACCTCGCGCGCATCTATGCCGCGGCATCCGTGCCGACCGACGTCGTCGAGGCGGCGCGCACGGAAGGCGCACGGGAGCTGCGCATCTTCCACACCATTGCGATGCCGATGATGGCGCCCGGTCTTGTGACGATCTTTCTGTTTCAGTTCGTCGCCGTGTGGAACAACTTCATGCTTCCGTACATCATGCTGGGCAGCGACAGCCTGTACCCGATCACTGTGGGCCTCAGCGGTCTGCTGAATCAGGGGGCATCCGCTCCGGCGCTCTACACCCTCGTCGTCACCGGATCCCTGCTCGCCGTGATTCCGCTCATTCTGCTGTTCTTCCTTCTTCAGCGCTTCTGGCGGGTCGACCTGGCCGCAGGAGCGGTGAAAGCGTGA